One Deinococcus radiopugnans ATCC 19172 genomic window, CTTGCAGGGCGCGCGGTGCCGGGGTCAGGCGGTGGCGGCCGCCCGGGGCGCGACCGCGTGCAGGTGCTCCGCGATGTCCTGCGCCCAGCCCCGCACGGCGTCGAAGTCGCGGTGGTCGCCCTCCTTGGCGCGCGCGCCGGCGATGATCGCCCGCTCGGCGAACGCGAGCTCGCTGCGCAGCAGCCGCCCGGCGAACGCCCGGTGGCCGAGCGCCCCGACGTCCTGCATGAGCGCGAGCAGCTCGTGCGGGCTGTTCGCGCGCGCCGCGGGCTGCGTCGCGAGCCCCGAGGAGAACACCCAGACGTGCCGCCGGCGCAGGTCCCCCGCGAGGCGGGCCGCGAAGTCGCG contains:
- a CDS encoding flavodoxin domain-containing protein; this translates as SAVADVLRARGHVVHEAAPEDVTDLDGYDAVVLGSAVYTAHWMPAARDFAARLAGDLRRRHVWVFSSGLATQPAARANSPHELLALMQDVGALGHRAFAGRLLRSELAFAERAIIAGARAKEGDHRDFDAVRGWAQDIAEHLHAVAPRAAATA